One genomic segment of Mycolicibacterium gilvum includes these proteins:
- the xerD gene encoding site-specific tyrosine recombinase XerD — protein MTDASTVGVGAVLDGQLQGYLDHLAIERGVAANTLSSYRRDLRRYAEHLKARGVGDLAAVTETDVSEFLVALRLGDPDGGVVPLSAVSAARALIAVRGLHRFAAAEGIAAIDVARDVKPPTPSRRLPKSLSIDEVLALLEAAGGDSEADSPLTLRNRALLELLYSTGARISEAVGLDIDDVDTSARSVLLRGKGGKQRLIPIGRPAVTALETYLVRGRPDLARRGRGTPAIFLNARGGRLSRQSAWQVLQDAAGRAGVTATVSPHVLRHSFATHLLDGGADVRVVQELLGHASVTTTQIYTMVTVNALREVWAGAHPRAR, from the coding sequence GTGACCGACGCGTCGACGGTGGGCGTCGGAGCGGTCCTGGACGGACAGCTCCAGGGCTACCTCGACCACCTCGCGATCGAACGCGGGGTCGCCGCCAACACGCTGAGCTCTTACCGGCGCGACCTGAGGCGCTACGCCGAGCATCTGAAGGCCCGCGGCGTCGGCGATCTGGCCGCGGTGACCGAGACCGACGTCAGTGAGTTCCTGGTGGCGTTGCGCCTCGGCGACCCCGACGGCGGAGTGGTGCCTCTGTCGGCGGTGTCGGCGGCCAGAGCGCTGATCGCGGTGCGGGGGTTGCACCGGTTCGCCGCCGCGGAGGGCATCGCGGCGATCGATGTGGCGCGCGACGTCAAACCCCCGACCCCGAGCCGCCGGCTGCCCAAGAGCCTGAGCATCGACGAGGTGCTGGCGTTGCTGGAGGCCGCCGGCGGAGACAGCGAGGCGGACTCGCCGCTGACGCTGCGCAACCGGGCCCTGCTGGAACTGCTGTATTCGACGGGCGCCCGCATCTCCGAGGCCGTCGGGCTCGACATCGACGACGTTGACACCTCGGCCCGATCGGTGCTGCTGCGCGGCAAGGGGGGAAAGCAGCGACTGATCCCGATCGGGCGTCCCGCTGTGACGGCGCTGGAGACCTACCTGGTTCGTGGCCGTCCCGACCTGGCACGCCGGGGCCGTGGGACGCCGGCGATCTTCCTCAATGCCCGCGGCGGACGCCTGTCACGCCAGAGTGCCTGGCAGGTGCTGCAGGACGCCGCCGGACGCGCCGGGGTGACCGCGACGGTGTCGCCGCACGTGCTGCGGCACTCGTTCGCGACGCATCTGCTCGACGGCGGCGCCGACGTGCGCGTCGTGCAGGAGTTGCTGGGCCACGCCTCGGTCACCACGACGCAGATCTACACGATGGTCACGGTGAACGCCCTGCGCGAGGTGTGGGCCGGCGCGCACCCGCGCGCACGCTAA